Below is a genomic region from Nitrospinota bacterium.
GGACCCATGATGGTTTTTCCCATGCAAATAGGACTTACTTCTGCTTCCTTCAGATTTATAATGTCTTTTGCTTCCAGAAATATGTTGAGGTAAGGTTTTGCTTTTACTCCCTTCTGTTTTTGACTCTCCATAGGAGTAACTAGAAGTGCTACCAGTACCTATGGAGTTCATTGCGGTTGTAGCCAAGGCACTTTGACTTAAGAACAGAAATATAGTCGAAGCTAAAATTATGAAGAGCCTTATTTTCAGATTACGCATTTCAATCTCCTTCTTTTACTTAGTTGCTCAAGTCAAAGCATTTGCAAGCCAGAAGTTTCTATAATGGCTCAATACGTTATCCACCTTATTCTAACAGGAGAAACCCCTGTTTAATTAAGCCTTGGGGCTCAATAATGGCACGCCCGGCAGGATTCGAACCTGCGACCTACGGATTCGAAGTCCGGAACTCTATCCAGCTGAGCTACGGGCGCAATTTTTAAAAAATCAGTTTGAGCAACGGGATTTTTGATAATTCTAAAATTAAGTTTCACACAAAAAAAGCAAAAAAAGGTTAAAACCCGAAGTCATTAAAGAAATAATATAAGCCACAGGCTAGCTTTTGGAATTATGGTAGATGATCCCTTAATAAATATTTCTTATTAAGATATATTCTACTTGTAATTTGATTGGAAAGGAACAAGAAAATTTTAGATTATTACTTTTAATAAGATGATCGATATAAAAGTGCAAGTTTATTCAAAATTGGCTTGTTCAAAGCAATTTTTTGTTTAAATTTAATTTGAATAATATCAATCCTATTTGCTCTAATTGACATCAAAATACTTGATACTTTTATAATTGAAGAAATAAGTTAAGTATGCCGAAACTGGGAGAATTTTGAGAGTAATGTCAACAGAGTCAAAGAAACCATATTTCAGCCTTGATAACAGTTTTGCAAGAAGTCTTAAAGGCTTTTTTAAGTTTTGTGAGGCTGAGCATGCTGTTTCTCCGAAACTTCTGCAATTCAATCATTCCCTTGCTGATGAACTTGGACTTGATTCCTTGGCACTTGACACTGAAGCAGGTTTAGAAATTTTTTGCGGCAATGTTATACCTGAAGGTTCAAAGCCTATTGCTCAAGCATACGCAGGGCATCAGTTTGGGGGGTTTTCACCGCAATTAGGTGATGGGCGAGCACTTTTACTAGGTGAGGTGATAGACAAACGGCAAAAAAGAAGGGATATCCAGTTGAAAGGTTCGGGCCCTACCCCGTTTTCTCGTGGTGGAGATGGTAAGGCAGCAGTGGGTCCGGTGTTGCGTGAATATCTTGTGGGGGAAGGCATGCATGCTCTTGGAATACCTACTACACGTGCCTTGGCTGCCGTTGCTACAGGAAATAATGTTTATCGGGAAACCCTTCTCGCCGGTGCTGTTCTCACCCGTGTTGCGGCTAGCCATATACGTGTAGGCACTTTCGAATATGGTGCAGCGCGGGGAGATGAAAATAAAGTCCGCGAACTTGCTGATTATTCAATCAAGAGACACTATCCCGAGACAGCCAATGCGGATAATCCTTATCTGGCATTCTTCGCGGCTGTTGCCGACGCACAGGCTTCTCTTGTAGCTCAATGGATGTGTGTAGGTTTTATCCACGGAGTGATGAACACCGATAACATGACCATC
It encodes:
- a CDS encoding YdiU family protein, with the translated sequence MSTESKKPYFSLDNSFARSLKGFFKFCEAEHAVSPKLLQFNHSLADELGLDSLALDTEAGLEIFCGNVIPEGSKPIAQAYAGHQFGGFSPQLGDGRALLLGEVIDKRQKRRDIQLKGSGPTPFSRGGDGKAAVGPVLREYLVGEGMHALGIPTTRALAAVATGNNVYRETLLAGAVLTRVAASHIRVGTFEYGAARGDENKVRELADYSIKRHYPETANADNPYLAFFAAVADAQASLVAQWMCVGFIHGVMNTDNMTISGETIDYGPCAFMDRYSPTTKFSSIDHHGRYAYANQPQILIWNLTRLAETLIPLVNSDNKQAIEMLTEVIESIHPLYESYWLTGMRSKIGLSSENSGDMQLINDLLNVMAEGQADFTLVFRRLSGVLRGDREVVRQQFKELGAYDAWEYRWLKRLEQEDSAASPETMDRVNPIYIPRNHKVEEALLAAAAHQDMVPFSKLLSVLNHPYDEIEGKEAYAEPAPETDIPYRTFCGT